The Schistocerca americana isolate TAMUIC-IGC-003095 chromosome 5, iqSchAmer2.1, whole genome shotgun sequence genome includes a window with the following:
- the LOC124616389 gene encoding CASP-like protein 4A1, with amino-acid sequence MRPKFWGRSRSPSGCRREGRRRPRTAARISIKRAGLEATPPRRAFGYLFSPSRPAGRIHFLGKSSRFHKQDGGRAIIWQETSSGRAGNGKQRHAGRRRPARAGRCPPPPPPPPPPPAAVYLPSLRPGPAGGGGRAPTAAAAAAAAAELTIYSISLTRRRSRLRPGAVTVPYLPRLFCRPPRTSLRNGTAILPKYNYPIATSGIGFLCSPVAAEAENGKD; translated from the coding sequence GGGCGCTCGCGCTCGCCCTCGGGCTGCAGACGCGAGGGCAGACGCCGCCCCCGCACGGCTGCACGCATCAGCATCAAGCGCGCCGGCCTGGAAGCGACGCCGCCCCGGCGCGCGTTCGGCTATTTATTCTCGCCATCTcggcccgccgggcggattcatttCCTGGGCAAGTCTTCACGATTCCATAAGCAAGATGGCGGCCGGGCTATAATCTGGCAGGAAACGAGCTCCGGGCGCGCTGGAAATGGAAAACAAAGGCACGCAGGCAGGAGGCGCCCCGCGCGGGCCGgccgctgcccgccgccgccgccgccgccgccgccgccgccagcggcAGTATATCTGCCGTCTTTGCGGCCCGGACCTGCCGGAGGCGGAGGACGCGcacccaccgccgccgccgccgccgccgccgccgccgaattAACGATTTACTCCATTTCCTTAACTCGGCGGCGATCGCGGCTCCGCCCGGGCGCCGTCACCGTTCCCTACCTCCCTCGCTTATTCTGCAGGCCCCCTCGTACCTCCCTTCGGAACGGGACGGCTATTTTACCGAAATATAATTATCCCATCGCGACAAGTGGAATTGGATTCCTCTGCTCGCCTGTCGCCGCGGAGGCTGAAAATGGAAAAGATTAG